A single region of the Ornithorhynchus anatinus isolate Pmale09 chromosome 13, mOrnAna1.pri.v4, whole genome shotgun sequence genome encodes:
- the CDK5 gene encoding cyclin-dependent-like kinase 5 isoform X2 translates to MQKYEKLEKIGEGTYGTVFKAKNRETHEIVALKRVRLDDDDEGVPSSALREICLLKELKHKNIVRLHDVLHSDKKLTLVFEFCDQLLKGLGFCHSRNVLHRDLKPQNLLINRNGELKLADFGLARAFGIPVRCYSAEVVTLWYRPPDVLFGAKLYSTSIDMWSAGCIFAELANAGRPLFPGNDVDDQLKRIFRLLGTPTEEQWPTMTKLPDYKPYPMYPATTSLVNVVPKLNATGRDLLQNLLKCNPVQRISADEALQHHYFSDFCPP, encoded by the exons atgCAAAAATACGAGAAGCTCGAAAAGATCGGGGAAG gcACGTACGGTACCGTGTTCAAGGCCAAGAACCGGGAGACGCATGAGATCGTGGCCCTGAAGCGGGTGCGcctggacgacgacgacgag GGCGTGCCCAGCTCGGCACTGCGGGAGATCTGCCTGCTGAAGGAGCTGAAACACAAGAACATCGTCAG GCTGCACGACGTCCTTCACAGCGACAAGAAACTCACCCTGGTTTTTGAGTTTTGTGaccag CTGCTGAAAGGCCTCGGATTCTGTCACAGTCGGAATGTGCTGCACAGGGACCTGAAACCCCAGAATCTGCTCATCAACCGG AATGGGGAGTTGAAGCTCGCGGACTTCGGTCTCGCCCGCGCCTTCGGGATTCCCGTGCGCTGCTACTCGGCTGAg GTGGTCACCCTCTGGTACCGCCCGCCGGACGTCCTCTTCGGAGCCAAGCTGTACTCCACGTCCATCGATATGTGGTCGGCCGGCTGCATCTTCGCAG AGCTGGCCAATGCTGGACGACCCCTATTCCCCGGCAATGATGTGGACGACCAGCTCAAAAGGATCTTCAG gcTATTGGGGACCCCGACGGAGGAGCAGTGGCCGACGATGACCAAGCTGCCCGATTACAAG ccataCCCCATGTATCCAGCCACGACCTCGTTGGTCAACGTTGTACCCAAACTCAATGCCACCGGGAGGGACCTGCTACAG AACCTGCTGAAGTGCAACCCGGTGCAGCGCATCTCGGCAGACGAGGCCCTGCAGCACCACTACTTCTCCGACTTCTGTCCCCCTTAA
- the CDK5 gene encoding cyclin-dependent-like kinase 5 isoform X1 → MQKYEKLEKIGEGTYGTVFKAKNRETHEIVALKRVRLDDDDEGVPSSALREICLLKELKHKNIVRLHDVLHSDKKLTLVFEFCDQDLKKYFDSCNGDLDPEIVKSFLFQLLKGLGFCHSRNVLHRDLKPQNLLINRNGELKLADFGLARAFGIPVRCYSAEVVTLWYRPPDVLFGAKLYSTSIDMWSAGCIFAELANAGRPLFPGNDVDDQLKRIFRLLGTPTEEQWPTMTKLPDYKPYPMYPATTSLVNVVPKLNATGRDLLQNLLKCNPVQRISADEALQHHYFSDFCPP, encoded by the exons atgCAAAAATACGAGAAGCTCGAAAAGATCGGGGAAG gcACGTACGGTACCGTGTTCAAGGCCAAGAACCGGGAGACGCATGAGATCGTGGCCCTGAAGCGGGTGCGcctggacgacgacgacgag GGCGTGCCCAGCTCGGCACTGCGGGAGATCTGCCTGCTGAAGGAGCTGAAACACAAGAACATCGTCAG GCTGCACGACGTCCTTCACAGCGACAAGAAACTCACCCTGGTTTTTGAGTTTTGTGaccag GACCTGAAGAAGTACTTCGACAGCTGCAACGGAGATCTGGACCCGGAGATTGTGAAG TCCTTTCTCTTCCAGCTGCTGAAAGGCCTCGGATTCTGTCACAGTCGGAATGTGCTGCACAGGGACCTGAAACCCCAGAATCTGCTCATCAACCGG AATGGGGAGTTGAAGCTCGCGGACTTCGGTCTCGCCCGCGCCTTCGGGATTCCCGTGCGCTGCTACTCGGCTGAg GTGGTCACCCTCTGGTACCGCCCGCCGGACGTCCTCTTCGGAGCCAAGCTGTACTCCACGTCCATCGATATGTGGTCGGCCGGCTGCATCTTCGCAG AGCTGGCCAATGCTGGACGACCCCTATTCCCCGGCAATGATGTGGACGACCAGCTCAAAAGGATCTTCAG gcTATTGGGGACCCCGACGGAGGAGCAGTGGCCGACGATGACCAAGCTGCCCGATTACAAG ccataCCCCATGTATCCAGCCACGACCTCGTTGGTCAACGTTGTACCCAAACTCAATGCCACCGGGAGGGACCTGCTACAG AACCTGCTGAAGTGCAACCCGGTGCAGCGCATCTCGGCAGACGAGGCCCTGCAGCACCACTACTTCTCCGACTTCTGTCCCCCTTAA